A window from Pseudomonadota bacterium encodes these proteins:
- a CDS encoding DNA gyrase inhibitor YacG, translating to MSGHCAGPASGRGENPWRPFCSERCRLIDLGAWLDEGQRIPMEEADAVLQDVSLGSDPDS from the coding sequence ATCTCGGGGCACTGCGCAGGGCCGGCGAGCGGTCGCGGCGAGAACCCGTGGAGACCCTTCTGCAGCGAACGCTGTCGGCTCATCGACCTCGGGGCCTGGCTCGACGAAGGCCAGCGCATCCCCATGGAAGAGGCCGACGCCGTTCTTCAGGATGTTTCGCTCGGCTCAGATCCGGATAGTTGA